In Nitrospira sp. MA-1, the genomic window AGCACGGCCGGATTACCGACACCGTATCGATCCGTGAGCGGCCTGCCTCTGCGGCAGACCGAGCCTTACCGGGACACTGGGAGGGTGATCTGCTATTCGGTAGTCATAACAGCCAGATGGCGACGCTGGTCGAACGTCATACACGCTACCTGATGCTGGTCAAAGTCGACAGCAAAGACACCGAGACGGTGATCAATGCCTTGATCAAGCAAGCGCATAAGTTACCTCGGGAGCTTTACAAGTCACTCACCTGGGACCGAGGCAAAGAGATGGCCGACCATAAACGCTTCACGCTGGCGACCGACATAAAGGTATACTTTTGTGATCCACACAATCCCTGGCAGCGAGGGTCCAACGAAAATACCAATGGTCTGTTAAGGCAATACTTCCCGAAAGGAATGGATCTGTCGAGAGTTCCACAAGCCAAGCTAAACGCCGTTGCACGGCGTCTCAACGAACGACCAAGAAAAACGTTAAACTTTGAAACACCTGCTGAACGATTTAACCCATGTGTTGCAGCGACCGGTTGAAACCGCAACCCAAAGCGGACATTGGCGACAAATTGGGCAACGAGTCGAGTTTTAAATAAATTTCGGTCTGAGATATTTATGGACATTGATGCATCAAAACGACAGGAAGCTATCGACCTCGCCACCTCAATAATCAAGGGTACTCTGCATCCATTAGAAGGCTGCCATCGGCTGGCAGGGCTCGCTCACTCTCTTGGATTGGAAGAGAATGAAAGCATTCAACAAATTCTTGTGACTTCTAGTGAGATGGATCACTTGCCGTTTGGTTCTCTCAAAGAACAGTGTAGTGTTTCCTATTTGGAGAGAATCGAACGAGAAGAGCGCGAATATCTAGAGTCGGCTCTTGATGATATTGTGCGAGCCTGTATGGCAATTATTAAAAAATTGAGTCCTCAGGAAGGTTGACCATCAAGTCTTCCAACCTTTTTCTTGTGCAATGTTCAAGCTTCGGCAGATGACCTTCGACCGCTTTTGGCCGTTTGCGGCCGAACCCCTGCGGTCTACGAATGTCCGCTTTGTAGTGTGATAATCGTCAGTATGGAACCTGAATTAACATGTGCGTTTTGTGAGCAGCCAGCTACAACAAGAGATCATGTTCCTCCCAAAAGCCTTTTTAAAACATCTCCTCCAGATAATTTAATAACAGTCCCGGCCTGCTTTTCCTGTAATAATGAAGCTTCTACTGATGACCAATGGTTTCGCAATTATCTCGTATCTGACGATCGAATAAAGAATCATCCGGAAGCAAAAGAATTGAATAATGCTTTAGCGCGATCGCTTCAAAGGCCTCAAGGTGTAGGCCTTCAAGAATATATGGATCGAAATTTAAAGCGTTTTTCTTTGATTACGGAAAGTGGTCTTTTTTACGGCGAAGGGACAGCTTTAGAAAATGATTTCAAGCGAGAGGGCAGGATTTTAACACGGATTATGAAAGGCCTTTATTATCACGAGCTTAAAAAACATCATCCAACCCATAACATTAATTCAGTTTATTCGTCCAAAAAAGCCTTTTCACCAGACCCAAAAGTACGAGAGGAGCGCCAGAACGTAATTTTGGATTTGATTAATGATTTAAAAAATGAGCCTATTAAGAAAATAGGCAATGACGTATTTTCTTATAAATGGGGTATGGCTAAAGATAATCCTGACGCAAGTTTTTGGGTGTTAGTATTCTTTCATGCTATCCCCTTTTCGGTTATTTCGATACCTCCTTAAACATAACACTCTCTTATTTAGGTTATTTTTTTTAATTCACGAGGCTTCTGATGTTTGACGATAGGAAAAGGAGAATTAATTCTATTACAGAGGTTACGCGGCGAGCCATCATAGATTATTTAACATCGAATTGGTCTGGCCGTCTTTCAGAAGACGCCTTTCTGGCGCGTGTTTACGATCTTGCTAATCTACCATCGAATGATCGTAAATTTAAGAATGCTGCCGGCGACATTCAACAACATAGAGAATTAAACTCGGATTGGGAGGATGATTGGGTCTTTTACGATTCTCATTTTAACCTTCTTTATGCGTCGGATGAAGACTTCATAAAGTTTTTGTGTGAAAATGTTCATCCTGTCGTCAGGCCTGATACAGAGAAAGCTAAAGAGCTTGTAAATACATTTAATAGGGAACTTCAAAAAGATGGTTGGCATCTTGTCGAAATTAAACAAATGTCCGGAAAGCCTGTTTTTAGCGTGCAGAAAACAGACGGAAGGAGTGAAGTTTTTATAGAACCAACAGGTTGGACCAAAGTGGACCGTCA contains:
- a CDS encoding HNH endonuclease encodes the protein MEPELTCAFCEQPATTRDHVPPKSLFKTSPPDNLITVPACFSCNNEASTDDQWFRNYLVSDDRIKNHPEAKELNNALARSLQRPQGVGLQEYMDRNLKRFSLITESGLFYGEGTALENDFKREGRILTRIMKGLYYHELKKHHPTHNINSVYSSKKAFSPDPKVREERQNVILDLINDLKNEPIKKIGNDVFSYKWGMAKDNPDASFWVLVFFHAIPFSVISIPP